The Branchiostoma lanceolatum isolate klBraLanc5 chromosome 10, klBraLanc5.hap2, whole genome shotgun sequence genome has a window encoding:
- the LOC136444076 gene encoding trichohyalin-like isoform X5, whose protein sequence is MRQKGVPARLEQDGSTKPVQVEGAQGDSHGQASCFGASETVAMTTEAASSHASTDGDDSSRPETMGDVGSYPVQFVCGYCQSLHDSPSLLQAHVEETHTAAAPSDAFRRERNRIRMQEKRKKLTEEEKATIREKQKLQARQRRMCMSAEKKAEAREKDRLTKQMMRKSATDDGLDLREKNRMQKMVYRQNASEEQRALWRERDKLRKREDREVKAVQYRLFDELYAGIESLLVGIPPDNDQNCTTDQGPMQNTVQATTEEPTIKTGTMSDGFNSVQNLITFMQGANVVSDSEITRIHEIIWKTMNTSTGDLNNDVRVYQKAVEDCTAVGDLQECTSLEHQPGPSSLGDTHPAEVMEKAEQMGMKNSDNAFPLQNGADVDSSSDVIVKQEGIGCADVIRASAGDQHLADSSNIPHSSVNTGAQQQSSTLSQEAAALSEMIQKARWLIAMAEGQDCPEIDLAIKRERMKIRNMLRVLIAPTQDMEKEREIAKLRMAFKRQTATPAARELEKEKGRERMRWKRMTQTEEEREIEKEKNRIRTRLKRMEMSADERERIKERERLRKRQKREMATEEQKQAWRENDRISKRIKRGTSQHQVGKLWMEECGENSFGYQQACEEHRECSSSESNDQMSDISRENVSSDDSSTESVQQRFLQNTEDQTGCPTSEEDCNKKLVSNILEDVKQGTASQDIPFACTSRETVGKLETSFCDSSELVAPGNQPVERSDQNVEAQNSSARWDALEYNFMPFAALSND, encoded by the exons ATGCGACAGAAAGGCGTTCCAGCTCGCCTAGAGCAAGATGGCTCGACCAAG CCTGTACAGGTGGAGGGGGCACAAGGCGACAGCCATGGCCAGGCCTCCTGTTTTGGAGCTTCAGAGacggttgccatgacaacagaaGCAGCCTCCTCCCATGCCAGCACTGATGGAGATGACTCCTCCAGACCTGAGACCATGGGTGATGTCG GTTCTTACCCAGTCCAGTTTGTGTGTGGGTACTGCCAGAGCCTCCATGACTCCCCCAGCCTCCTCCAGGCCCATGTGGAGGAGACACACACTGCAGCGGCACCCTCGGACGCTTTTAGGAGGGAAAGGAACCGGATTCGCATGCAAGAAAAACGTAAAAAGCTCACAGAAGAGGAGAAAGCCACAATAAGGGAGAAGCAGAAGTTACAAGCAAGGCAAAGAAGAATGTGTATGTCAGCGGAGAAGAAAGCAGAGGCGAGAGAAAAAGACAGGCTCACCAAACAGATGATGAGGAAAAGTGCAACAGACGATGGCTTAGATCTGCGCGAGAAAAACAGGATGCAGAAAATGGTGTACAGGCAAAATGCCAGCGAGGAACAACGTGCATTATGGAGGGAGAGAGATAAACTCAGGAAAAGAGAAGACAGGGAAGTGAAAGCTGTACAGTACCGGTTATTTGACGAGTTGTACGCGGGTATTGAATCACTGCTAGTAGGGATACCACCAGATAATGATCAGAACTGTACAACAGATCAAGGTCCAATGCAGAATACAGTACAAGCCACTACAGAGGAGCCAACCATCAAGACTGGTACTATGTCAGATGGATTCAACTCTGTGCAAAACCTTATAACCTTTATGCAAGGTGCTAATGTGGTCTCAGATTCAGAAATCACAAGAATCCATGAGATTATTTGGAAGACAATGAACACTTCCACCGGGGACTTGAACAATGATGTCAGAGTATATCAAAAAGCTGTTGAAGACTGCACAGCTGTAGGTGACTTGCAAGAGTGCACAAGCCTGGAGCATCAGCCAGGACCTTCCTCTCTTGGAGACACACATCCTGCCGAGGTCATGGAAAAGGCAGAGCAGATGGGGATGAAGAATAGTGACAATGCTTTTCCTCTTCAAAACGGTGCTGATGTTGACTCCAGCAGTGATGTAATTGTGAAACAAGAAGGGATAGGTTGTGCTGATGTCATCAGAGCTTCAGCTGGAGATCAGCATTTAGCAGATAGCTCCAACATTCCTCACTCATCGGTTAATACAGGTGCACAACAGCAGTCAAGTACACTCTCTCAAGAAGCCGCAGCCCTGTCAGAGATGATACAAAAGGCGAGGTGGCTGATAGCCATGGCAGAAGGACAGGACTGTCCTGAGATAGATCTCGCCATCAAGAGGGAAAGGATGAAGATACGGAACATGCTGAGAGTGCTGATAGCACCCACACAGGACATGGAGAAGGAAAGGGAGATAGCAAAGCTAAG gATGGCATTTAAAAGGCAGACAGCGACACCAGCTGCAAGAGAACTTGAGAAGGAGAAGGGCAGGGAGAGGATGAGGTGGAAAAGGATGACACAAACAGAGGAAGAGCGGGAGATTGAGAAGGAGAAAAACAGGATCAGGACGAGGCTGAAAAGAATGGAGATGAGTGCTGACGAAAGGGAAAGAATCAAAGAGAGGGAGAGGCTCAG GAAAAGACAGAAAAGGGAGATGGCCACAGAGGAGCAGAAACAGGCTTGGAGGGAGAATGACAGAATCAGCAAAAGGATAAAGAGGGGAACTTCTCAACACCAGGTGGGCAAACTGTGGATGGAGGAATGCGGAGAGAACAGTTTTGGGTACCAGCAGGCTTGTGAGGAGCATAGAGAGTGTAGCAGTAGTGAAAGTAATGACCAGATGTCAGATATCAGCAGAGAGAATGTTAGTAGCGATGATAGCAGCACTGAGTCAGTACAACAAAGGTTCCTGCAAAacactgaggaccagacaggaTGCCCAACCTCAGAAGAAGACTGCAACAAAAAACTTGTCAGCAACATTCTTGAAGATGTGAAGCAAGGCACAGCATCACAAGATATCCCTTTTGCTTGTACTTCtcgtgaaactgttggcaagcTGGAAACCAGCTTCTGTGACTCCAGTGAGCTAGTTGCCCCTGGTAACCAGCCTGTAGAGAGATCTGATCAGAATGTAGAAGCTCAAAATTCCTCTGCCCGTTGGGATGCACTTGAGTACAATTTTATGCCATTTGCAGCACTGTCAAACGACTGA
- the LOC136444076 gene encoding zinc finger protein 569-like isoform X3: MVLSDKTVIKTFCVSNIAFLTVNTPNIYPQHNFSPSTCHIQIQCTLVLISLNLARFSASASFGVVSSSVCVFVCAARWVAVVLLHGRATAKFRLKMRQKGVPARLEQDGSTKPVQVEGAQGDSHGQASCFGASETVAMTTEAASSHASTDGDDSSRPETMGDVELDDEPWYDVEDEEAVTQTCSPRDTEENIDFSCSVDNCGDVFNNGPESDQHTSQHDSNSETQDQGDLVLEDIGEADVDGVTVDESLVEDSHCSPNIEESKEFPVAEATNVKYYCNQPECGYKTFKSRTGWTLHMREHKSDYRFRCEHCDFGCFTERRLKEHTACKHTGTPVCFCSICKKGFVTFTGLRHHESLHKNELYPCDYCDKVYKNKKDKEKHKRTHQLSFACKLCLATFVWKHHAVTHLKMVHKMLTEEVRSDWDKCMEEVTKEVPDIVRKPSSSKGESQAVERSKVNRQGNARRDKKASKTVEKDGKVVEEKGRKSLRLQRKLASSKKSNVTTCELGDNKKIQTDDALCNVNTLDGIHLDAATPSVLDIESQLKKETRYECTVQGCGKTFKAKKVYKLHMKAHNECNDATMQQIENMDKDGQDNENKIACPVEGCGKKFKNKKVFKLHMQGHNDNYPFRCEICNFGCFQQRKLREHTASVHIGIPVCFCPICGKEFLSYSGLNRHKYTHRDEVYKCDVCEKEYKNAKERDRHRRSHEQRYVCPICEKRFGMKHHLKSHYRYMHTEATPNIYPSYMYSNTEIEELPTTTILDGGVEKPKRLRARKTEDDNDFVRQSSTWSNEYPSMISVEGKTHFPAMEEVEDHSSEELEPEVQAAIDNFSEEGDQKRQKTISGKERLLDPGKYIPSEGRKGIFMDIFKLMGGSKLGVQKGLEGERLTQEDGNDEQMLLRQYHLSRDNASQARSQKIAPMNLTVGNTSAISINLSEAGPSASLSRKKLSNQTKLVLSGTTSCDVCGKKFLSSAGLQRHKLLHLDQKTSTNVGRVGGGRTEDNDI; this comes from the exons ATGGTGTTGTCTGATAAAACAGTAATAAAGACTTTTTGCGTTTCAAATATTGCATTTCTGACCGTTAATACCCCCAACATTTACCCTCAACACAACTTTTCACCTAGCACCTGTCACATTCAGATTCAATGTACCCTTGTCTTGATCTCGCTAAATCTCGCGAGATTCTCCGCTTCCGCGAGTTTTGGCGTTGTCTCTTcgtcagtgtgtgtgtttgtctgtgcaGCGCGGTGGGTGGCTGTGGTTTTACTTCACGGCCGAGCTACCGCCAAATTTCGGCTCAAAATGCGACAGAAAGGCGTTCCAGCTCGCCTAGAGCAAGATGGCTCGACCAAG CCTGTACAGGTGGAGGGGGCACAAGGCGACAGCCATGGCCAGGCCTCCTGTTTTGGAGCTTCAGAGacggttgccatgacaacagaaGCAGCCTCCTCCCATGCCAGCACTGATGGAGATGACTCCTCCAGACCTGAGACCATGGGTGATGTCG AGTTGGACGATGAACCATGGTATGATGTAGAAGATGAGGAGGCAGTAACACAAACATGTAGTCCTAGAGATACAGAGGAAAACATTGACTTCTCATGCTCTGTAGACAACTGTGGTGATGTGTTCAACAACGGGCCAGAATCTGACCAACATACATCCCAACATGATAGTAACAGCGAGACGCAGGATCAGGGTGATTTGGTCTTAGAAGACATTGGAGAGGCAGATGTTGATGGTGTTACAGTTGACGAAAGTTTAGTAGAGGACAGTCATTGCTCACCAAATATAGAAGAAAGCAAAGAATTTCCTGTGGCTGAAGCTACGAACGTTAAGTACTACTGTAACCAGCCGGAGTGTGGCTACAAAACGTTCAAAAGTCGGACAGGGTGGACGTTACACATGAGGGAACACAAGAGCGACTATAGGTTCCGCTGTGAGCATTGTGACTTTGGCTGTTTTACAGAGCGGAGGCTAAAGGAGCACACAGCTTGCAAGCACACTGGGACACCTGTCTGTTTCTGTAGCATCTGCAAAAAGGGGTTTGTCACATTCACAGGTCTACGCCACCACGAATCTCTCCATAAGAATGAACTGTATCCTTGTGATTATTGTGATAAAGTctacaaaaacaagaaagacaaagagAAGCACAAGAGGACTCATCAGCTGAGCTTTGCCTGCAAGCTTTGCTTGGCTACCTTTGTTTGGAAACACCATGCAGTGACACATcttaaaatggtacataaaaTGTTAACAGAGGAGGTGAGGTCAGACTGGGACAAATGTATGGAGGAAGTAACAAAAGAAGTCCCTGACATAGTAAGAAAGCCAAGTTCTAGCAAAGGTGAAAGTCAAGCTGTTGAAAGATCAAAGGTTAATAGGCAAGGGAATGCTAGGAGGGACAAAAAGGCCAGTAAGACAGTTGAGAAAGACGGTAAAGTTGTTGAGGAAAAAGGACGTAAAAGTCTTCGGCTTCAAAGGAAACTTGCTTCAAGTAAGAAATCAAATGTGACAACATGTGAGTTGGGTGATAACAAAAAGATTCAAACAGATGATGCCTTATGTAATGTCAATACATTAGATGGAATTCATTTGGATGCCGCCACTCCTAGTGTTTTAGATATAGAAAGTCAACTGAAGAAGGAGACCAGGTATGAATGTACCGTTCAAGGGTGTGGGAAGACATTTAAAGCAAAGAAGGTGTACAAACTCCACATGAAAGCACATAACGAGTGCAATGATGCCACCATGCAACAGATAGAAAACATGGACAAAGATGGCCAAGACAACGAGAATAAGATCGCATGTCCAGTAGAAGGATGTGGGAAGAAGTTCAAgaataaaaaagttttcaagTTGCACATGCAGGGCCATAACGATAACTATCCCTTCAGGTGCGAAATATGTAACTTTGGGTGCTTCCAGCAACGTAAACTGAGGGAGCACACAGCTTCCGTGCATATAGGTATACCTGTGTGCTTCTGCCCTATATGTGGAAAAGAATTTCTTTCCTACTCGGGACTGAACCGCCACAAGTACACCCATCGGGACGAGGTCTACAAGTGTGATGTTTGTGAGAAGGAGTACAAAAATGCCAAGGAGAGAGACAGGCACAGGCGGTCACATGAGCAGAGGTACGTTTGCCCGATATGTGAGAAAAGGTTTGGCATGAAACACCACCTCAAGAGCCATTACCGATACATGCACACAGAAGCCACACCCAACATCTATCCTTCGTACATGTACTCCAACACAGAAATAGAGGAACTGCCAACCACCACCATTCTAGATGGAGGAGTTGAGAAACCAAAGAGACTGAGGGCGAGAAAGACAGAAGATGACAATGATTTCGTCAGACAGTCATCTACATGGTCAAACGAATATCCCTCTATGATAAGTGTAGAGGGTAAAACTCACTTTCCAGCCATGGAAGAGGTAGAAGATCACAGCAGTGAAGAATTAGAGCCAGAAGTGCAAGCAGCAATAGACAATTTCTCAGAGGAAGGTGATCAAAAACGACAGAAAACTATAAGTGGAAAAGAGAGACTGTTAGACCCGGGAAAGTACATTCCAAGTGAGGGTAGGAAAGGAATTTTTATGGACATCTTCAAGTTGATGGGTGGTTCAAAACTTGGTGTCCAGAAGGGTTTAGAAGGAGAGAGATTGACGCAAGAAGACGGTAACGACGAACAGATGTTGTTAAGACAATACCACCTGAGCAGAGACAATGCCAGTCAAGCAAGGAGCCAAAAGATTGCACCGATGAATCTGACTGTAGGGAATACTTCCGCAATATCTATTAATTTATCTGAAGCAGGACCCAGCGCTAGTTTATCTAGGAAAAAACTGAGTAACCAGACCAAACTGGTGCTGTCTGGTACAACGTCCTGCGATGTCTGTGGCAAGAAGTTCCTGTCGTCAGCTGGACTGCAACGCCACAAGCTCCTACACTTGGACCAGAAGACTAGTACTAATGTAGGCAGGGTGGGAGGTGGGAGAACAGAGGACAATGATATCTAA
- the LOC136444076 gene encoding zinc finger protein 569-like isoform X2: MVLSDKTVIKTFCVSNIAFLTVNTPNIYPQHNFSPSTCHIQIQCTLVLISLNLARFSASASFGVVSSSVCVFVCAARWVAVVLLHGRATAKFRLKMRQKGVPARLEQDGSTKPVQVEGAQGDSHGQASCFGASETVAMTTEAASSHASTDGDDSSRPETMGDVDGGPQDSMVVESELDDEPWYDVEDEEAVTQTCSPRDTEENIDFSCSVDNCGDVFNNGPESDQHTSQHDSNSETQDQGDLVLEDIGEADVDGVTVDESLVEDSHCSPNIEESKEFPVAEATNVKYYCNQPECGYKTFKSRTGWTLHMREHKSDYRFRCEHCDFGCFTERRLKEHTACKHTGTPVCFCSICKKGFVTFTGLRHHESLHKNELYPCDYCDKVYKNKKDKEKHKRTHQLSFACKLCLATFVWKHHAVTHLKMVHKMLTEEVRSDWDKCMEEVTKEVPDIVRKPSSSKGESQAVERSKVNRQGNARRDKKASKTVEKDGKVVEEKGRKSLRLQRKLASSKKSNVTTCELGDNKKIQTDDALCNVNTLDGIHLDAATPSVLDIESQLKKETRYECTVQGCGKTFKAKKVYKLHMKAHNECNDATMQQIENMDKDGQDNENKIACPVEGCGKKFKNKKVFKLHMQGHNDNYPFRCEICNFGCFQQRKLREHTASVHIGIPVCFCPICGKEFLSYSGLNRHKYTHRDEVYKCDVCEKEYKNAKERDRHRRSHEQRYVCPICEKRFGMKHHLKSHYRYMHTEATPNIYPSYMYSNTEIEELPTTTILDGGVEKPKRLRARKTEDDNDFVRQSSTWSNEYPSMISVEGKTHFPAMEEVEDHSSEELEPEVQAAIDNFSEEGDQKRQKTISGKERLLDPGKYIPSEGRKGIFMDIFKLMGGSKLGVQKGLEGERLTQEDGNDEQMLLRQYHLSRDNASQARSQKIAPMNLTVGNTSAISINLSEAGPSASLSRKKLSNQTKLVLSGTTSCDVCGKKFLSSAGLQRHKLLHLDQKTSTNVGRVGGGRTEDNDI, from the exons ATGGTGTTGTCTGATAAAACAGTAATAAAGACTTTTTGCGTTTCAAATATTGCATTTCTGACCGTTAATACCCCCAACATTTACCCTCAACACAACTTTTCACCTAGCACCTGTCACATTCAGATTCAATGTACCCTTGTCTTGATCTCGCTAAATCTCGCGAGATTCTCCGCTTCCGCGAGTTTTGGCGTTGTCTCTTcgtcagtgtgtgtgtttgtctgtgcaGCGCGGTGGGTGGCTGTGGTTTTACTTCACGGCCGAGCTACCGCCAAATTTCGGCTCAAAATGCGACAGAAAGGCGTTCCAGCTCGCCTAGAGCAAGATGGCTCGACCAAG CCTGTACAGGTGGAGGGGGCACAAGGCGACAGCCATGGCCAGGCCTCCTGTTTTGGAGCTTCAGAGacggttgccatgacaacagaaGCAGCCTCCTCCCATGCCAGCACTGATGGAGATGACTCCTCCAGACCTGAGACCATGGGTGATGTCG atggcggcccccaGGATAGCATGGTTGTTGAGTCAG AGTTGGACGATGAACCATGGTATGATGTAGAAGATGAGGAGGCAGTAACACAAACATGTAGTCCTAGAGATACAGAGGAAAACATTGACTTCTCATGCTCTGTAGACAACTGTGGTGATGTGTTCAACAACGGGCCAGAATCTGACCAACATACATCCCAACATGATAGTAACAGCGAGACGCAGGATCAGGGTGATTTGGTCTTAGAAGACATTGGAGAGGCAGATGTTGATGGTGTTACAGTTGACGAAAGTTTAGTAGAGGACAGTCATTGCTCACCAAATATAGAAGAAAGCAAAGAATTTCCTGTGGCTGAAGCTACGAACGTTAAGTACTACTGTAACCAGCCGGAGTGTGGCTACAAAACGTTCAAAAGTCGGACAGGGTGGACGTTACACATGAGGGAACACAAGAGCGACTATAGGTTCCGCTGTGAGCATTGTGACTTTGGCTGTTTTACAGAGCGGAGGCTAAAGGAGCACACAGCTTGCAAGCACACTGGGACACCTGTCTGTTTCTGTAGCATCTGCAAAAAGGGGTTTGTCACATTCACAGGTCTACGCCACCACGAATCTCTCCATAAGAATGAACTGTATCCTTGTGATTATTGTGATAAAGTctacaaaaacaagaaagacaaagagAAGCACAAGAGGACTCATCAGCTGAGCTTTGCCTGCAAGCTTTGCTTGGCTACCTTTGTTTGGAAACACCATGCAGTGACACATcttaaaatggtacataaaaTGTTAACAGAGGAGGTGAGGTCAGACTGGGACAAATGTATGGAGGAAGTAACAAAAGAAGTCCCTGACATAGTAAGAAAGCCAAGTTCTAGCAAAGGTGAAAGTCAAGCTGTTGAAAGATCAAAGGTTAATAGGCAAGGGAATGCTAGGAGGGACAAAAAGGCCAGTAAGACAGTTGAGAAAGACGGTAAAGTTGTTGAGGAAAAAGGACGTAAAAGTCTTCGGCTTCAAAGGAAACTTGCTTCAAGTAAGAAATCAAATGTGACAACATGTGAGTTGGGTGATAACAAAAAGATTCAAACAGATGATGCCTTATGTAATGTCAATACATTAGATGGAATTCATTTGGATGCCGCCACTCCTAGTGTTTTAGATATAGAAAGTCAACTGAAGAAGGAGACCAGGTATGAATGTACCGTTCAAGGGTGTGGGAAGACATTTAAAGCAAAGAAGGTGTACAAACTCCACATGAAAGCACATAACGAGTGCAATGATGCCACCATGCAACAGATAGAAAACATGGACAAAGATGGCCAAGACAACGAGAATAAGATCGCATGTCCAGTAGAAGGATGTGGGAAGAAGTTCAAgaataaaaaagttttcaagTTGCACATGCAGGGCCATAACGATAACTATCCCTTCAGGTGCGAAATATGTAACTTTGGGTGCTTCCAGCAACGTAAACTGAGGGAGCACACAGCTTCCGTGCATATAGGTATACCTGTGTGCTTCTGCCCTATATGTGGAAAAGAATTTCTTTCCTACTCGGGACTGAACCGCCACAAGTACACCCATCGGGACGAGGTCTACAAGTGTGATGTTTGTGAGAAGGAGTACAAAAATGCCAAGGAGAGAGACAGGCACAGGCGGTCACATGAGCAGAGGTACGTTTGCCCGATATGTGAGAAAAGGTTTGGCATGAAACACCACCTCAAGAGCCATTACCGATACATGCACACAGAAGCCACACCCAACATCTATCCTTCGTACATGTACTCCAACACAGAAATAGAGGAACTGCCAACCACCACCATTCTAGATGGAGGAGTTGAGAAACCAAAGAGACTGAGGGCGAGAAAGACAGAAGATGACAATGATTTCGTCAGACAGTCATCTACATGGTCAAACGAATATCCCTCTATGATAAGTGTAGAGGGTAAAACTCACTTTCCAGCCATGGAAGAGGTAGAAGATCACAGCAGTGAAGAATTAGAGCCAGAAGTGCAAGCAGCAATAGACAATTTCTCAGAGGAAGGTGATCAAAAACGACAGAAAACTATAAGTGGAAAAGAGAGACTGTTAGACCCGGGAAAGTACATTCCAAGTGAGGGTAGGAAAGGAATTTTTATGGACATCTTCAAGTTGATGGGTGGTTCAAAACTTGGTGTCCAGAAGGGTTTAGAAGGAGAGAGATTGACGCAAGAAGACGGTAACGACGAACAGATGTTGTTAAGACAATACCACCTGAGCAGAGACAATGCCAGTCAAGCAAGGAGCCAAAAGATTGCACCGATGAATCTGACTGTAGGGAATACTTCCGCAATATCTATTAATTTATCTGAAGCAGGACCCAGCGCTAGTTTATCTAGGAAAAAACTGAGTAACCAGACCAAACTGGTGCTGTCTGGTACAACGTCCTGCGATGTCTGTGGCAAGAAGTTCCTGTCGTCAGCTGGACTGCAACGCCACAAGCTCCTACACTTGGACCAGAAGACTAGTACTAATGTAGGCAGGGTGGGAGGTGGGAGAACAGAGGACAATGATATCTAA